CTGGCTCATCTTGGGTCTCCTCCTAGCGGAGTGCCGGATACATGCGCCAGCACACGCCGCCATGCGCGCCATCTCCTGATGGTCGTAACGGGCTTCCAACCGCGGGTCGGCTAACTCGTTGAATTTGCTCTCTTCCAAGGCACGTCCGATTCGGGGCCTAGCCTGCTCATCCAAGAATAACATGAATTAAACTGAAGGTTCAAATTTAAGCTACCAAATGTAAAGATTTTAAAGAACAATAATCCCACGCATGGCTTGTTCGTAGTAAAgtaagagagaagaaggaaaaaaaaagatcatatcGAATCCGTTTGCATTTTATGTCAACTATACGCCTCTCCATTTGGAATTTCTTGGTCGTTTTGATATGTTAATGGTGAGTTGTTTTCTCAagtaaaatgaaaggaaagagcCGAACCCAATCCACAAGGCTGTCCTCCATCAACTCGCTGGTGGGGTCGGCCGGACGCCGTCCCGTTATCAGCTCCAGAAGCATAACTCCGAAGGAGAAGATGTCGGACTTGTCAGTCAGTTTGCCGCTCGCTGCATACTCCGGGGCCAAGTAACTGCAAAAAGTAACGTTGACTTAGTTGGTCGATAAGTGACTGTTTTCAGGGTAGATAAGTCTCAGATTCTTGATCTGGAATCTACCCTCTCAGAATTGATTCCTAATTCAGAACTGGGCGGTTCCAAGCCCATATCAAGGTCAATTCGGGAATCAGGCCTACAGTTTAAGTAGGTTAATTGCTATTTCAAGAAAACTTATCATATTTAACAGTTTGTGGTGTAGTGAATAAGGCAATGGTGGATTTCCTAGGCTTCCCAGTTCGAAACAGATCTCCAATGTACCTATCCTTTTTCTAAACAAAATGAATAAGTGAGAGAACCGTTCAGAACCAGTTCGCGGTGTAAAACCAGGAATTGAAACGGTCATGGTCGGTTTCCTAAGTTTTATACCCAGAAACCTACCCGGTCCATGTATGAACCAGCCTAGAAAAAGTCGGATAAGGCCAGTTCGGGTTGGTTCCTTGGATTGAATCGGACTGGTTGCTCAGACCCTATTAGAGATGAAATTGAGTATTCATATTTCTTGCCCGAATGTTCCCATGATTCGTGTCGACACGTGAGTGAAATTGTCCGAAGTAAGCTTAGCTAGTCCGAAGTCCGCCACCTACACGATCCATTGCCATGGTTGAAACGGCTTCAGATGCAATTTTCAGCcccggaaaaagaagagaaacgtATACTGACCTTGGCCTCGAAGTTGAAATCAAGAAGGATGTTTGCACCTTTGATGTCCCGATGGATGATACGAGGGTGACCTGATGATTCAAGTTGGAATGATCAATGTATCATTgcagagggggagagagagagagaaagggagggagggaggagatgAGATGCTCACAATCTTCATGCAGATAAGCGAGGCCCTTGGCAGATCCTAAAGCAATTCGAAGCCTGGTGGACCAACCCATGGGCGGACGATCTTTCGCTGTGAATTGGTGCGATTGTTAGTGATAGATGAAGGTGATACTCTCATCAAGCTAGGTGATCCACCCTGTGAATTGGGTGTGACTGTTGGTAATTTATTGTAGAACCATACCATGAAGGTGATACTCTAGGGTTTTGTTCGGCATGAACTCGTAAACCATCATCCTCTGACTTCCGGCGATGCAGTATCCTATCAGCGACACCAGATGACGGTGATGGACACGGCTGATGATCTCCACCTCAGCCTGAAACTCCCTATCTCCCTGCCCGCTCCCGGCTTTCAAGCACTTCACGGCCACCTCCTGCCCGCTCGGCAGCACCCTTTGTGCACGTACCCGAAACCTCCTTGGCCTATTATGGTGTCGAAGGCAAATCCGTTTGTGGCCATCGCTAATTCGTTATAGGTGAAGGTGCTCTTGTTGAACCCGAGAGTGATGGAAGAGTCCAGGCCATGCGAGCTCCTCGAGTTCCCTTCGGTGCTGCTCGAGAGAGGCGGTGGCGGCGTCGGCCAGCCTGAAGGTAGAGCGCCTGCCACCGCCCCCAGCGGGGAGGGATTTGAACGACGTGATCTGTTCCAGGTGGCTGAGTGTTGCGCCGACTCGAGTAGGTCTTGTAGTAGCTTTTGCCAgctaaagagggaaaaagaaaaggaaagaagataaatcacttattcttttattgtcttttttctttccctttagCACGAACTAGGTCTAGTTTGTGCACGCACCTTTGAGCCATCGCCAAAAGAGCCAGCGTGATGATTCGTCTGAGCTCGcgggttcttcttcttcttcttcccagcGCAAGAAAAGATAAACCACACCAAGAGCACGGCCAATAACACTCCTACTCCTATCGCGACTCCGATCATGACAGGCAAGAGAGGGAGTGACGAGGAGGAGCTAGGAGATGGTGGCGAGCTGCCACTTGTTGAGGAGCCCGTCGGAGGCGACGGAGAAGGCGTTGTTCCATTTGACGGGGGCGTGAGAGATCCTGGCGGCGGTGGAAAATTTGGTACCGCGGAGGATGGAGGAGGCGGTGATAATGCGCCACCAGAGGGGTCACCTGGCGGCGGAATTACAGGAGGAGGGTTTGCTGGTTGAGGAGGCGATAGGGAAGGTAAAGGCGGCGAGTTCGGCGTATTTGGCGGTAGTGGCGACGGTTGTTGCGGTGGAGGGCCAGGGCAACTATTGGCGGTGAGGGCGGGGTATTTAGATCACTTGATGGAGGCGGCGGAGACGGGATGGCCTCTGAAGGTGGTGGCGATGAAGCCGGGGGAGGCGAGGTAgcgggtgggggtgggggtgagGCCAATGGTGGTGGCGATGCAGTCAAATTCGACGCCATGGGAGGAGGAGACGGTGGCGATGGTGGTGGCGACGACCGCAGCGGAGGCGACGGTGAAGGTGGTGGTGAAGACGGAGGGGTTGGCAGCACCAGAGACTCCATCGGCGGCAATGGGTCCATCGCCACTGAGACCCAAACGGCTCACGGCAGGCCGGCGGCAgtcggaggaggaggggagatCCCCCAACACCCTTCCCGAGACAAACAAGCAACCCACCATCATGAAAGTTCCATAACGTACAACGAAACACGCACGaatcaattcatcaatcaaacGCCAATCGAATtcagcaagaaaagaaaagcaaaagcatcCAACTGCTCCTCATCAAATCTCATCATCTGCCggacagaaagagagagaatacctgccgGAGAAGGTCTAAATCTCCAGGAAACAAGAGCGATGGAATCGTTTTGTAATGGCGCTTtcctggaggaggaggaggtgttGGCCAATGTCCTCCTCCCTAGAAATCAGGTGAATCTTCTCTGGACCCTGTTATCATCCTAGAAACGTCTAAGACAGTTCTATTTTTAGCTCAATTAGTTGTCGTGTTTCCCTCCAAATTGCTCGCCGAGCAACCGAAGTAAGTGATCGGCAAAATCTCGCCCGCGCGACGCTGAATTACTACGATTATAATGACTTGGAATGGACACAGCCCTGCCCAAAAATAGTCCTCCAATTATGCACAGCTCGCTAATGCCATGTTGTTCGACGTATCTAGAAAATGCGATCGAATATGTTACTCTATGTTTCCGAATATTAATGGACCgtgtcttttttttcccccgGATTCTCTGACATTGTGAATTTCTCTGGGGAAAAACATGTACCGCCATGAGATATATCGGTTTATAAAACGCATTGATTGATCAGCTCCCTCCATATGCTTCTACAATCTTTGGGTCcgtttatttcgtgaaaaatctgaaagaaaaaaaaatcagaaagcatcttttgtcatttggtaaggaaaatatgaCGTGGaactttttatattcttttctttttgctaataaaaataattaaaaaatcatttaaaaaattaaagatttgatatatattacatatttttgtaaTAACAATTGTTTTATTAACTAAGAACTCAAGTCTAAGCGCTGAGGACTAGGACATGACCTTTGTGGACCCAAGCTTGAGGGTTGGGACTAGAGCTTGAGCATCGGACACCCGAGTAGGGCATTTATGTACACAAGCTTGGGTGTTGGAGTATCAATTACGAGCAtcaataggggtgagcatagtcCCTAGCACCTAACCAAGGGACCAATCTACATAGTGTTGATTATCAATTTTAAGATTAGGGACCGAGGACCGGATTGACCCCGTGGGTCCGGTCCAATTCTAGGATCAACTGGGATCAACcaatgttttttcatttttttatgttccTTAAAAGAATAAACATATTCTTTTAAATCACATATTCATCAACATTGCACATTGAATAATCAAACTATGTATGTTGGTACATATCAAAAATAGATCTAAGATAAGGTAACAACACTCCATTTGGCATTGTGGAGCTGTGATTGTGAGGCGGGCCAAGAGAGGTGAGCAATTTCAACAGTTGAGCTGTGTTCATAAGGAGAGGCTAGAGCCTAGAGAGGCAAGTGGTGAGCAAGGTGAGTAAAGATGgtttatatcttcttctttttttcctgttgaATCCAAGCTGGGCTTCTACTTTCAAATTACATGGAAAAACTGCATAAGAAAGAACAGAGGCAGAAGTGCAATGATTTAAAGTACacaaaaatatatgatataCATTATGTATATAGTATATACAGGGTTGATTTGGATGGACCAACCTGAAAATCTCTAGACTAAGAATCAACCCGCATATTGCAGGGTTTAGAGGTCTCAAGACTAAGGACTGGTCCAGTCCCCCTTGAAATCGATGCACCGCTCCTGGGTTGACTAGACAGATGCTCACCATTAGGCACTAGGGTTTAGGCACGGCCTTGGTAGACCCAAACGTGGTCATTGGGGGCTCAGGCCTAAGCACCAAGAGTTCGAAGCCCGACTTTGATATACTTGGGCTTGGCCAGTGGAAACCTAGTCTTAAATGCCAAGACTCGGGAGCCAACATTGGGGTTTTTGTACTCAAGGGTAGAGTTTTGGATTTAAGCGTTGACACTTAGTCATATTTTGAGGACGTTTTCTAGTTCCtttaaagaggaaatcattttctggATTTAAGTTTtggtaggaaaatattttctaagcaAATCAAAGgttagaaaatgaaagaaaatattttttacgaaataaatggACCCTTCGTGTTTCTTTCTCTGTGTAGTAATGATCCTAGTGGCCGCCGCCACTGAAGGGGCTATCGCCCATCATCACTTGGTCTTCAGATCTTGAAAATCCAATATCTGCCGAGTGTGGCGGCATGGAGATCAAGCATGCAGCAGACGGGAGACTGAAGGTGGCAGCGACTAGAGAACCGGCGTAATCATAAAGGCTCTGGCTTCTAGGCACGAGCCTTCTCCCGGGCAGAACTGCCCTTAAAAGCAGTCAAAGGGTGAAAACAAAAGTGAACCTGTTCCTTCGGGGACTCAAGCCACTTACCTTGGGGATGATACGTGCAATCCCGACTGCTGAGCCGAGATGACTTTATTGTTACAGATTGAAACTAGctataatacaaattatgaACATGCCAAACAAACTCGGTTCTGGGTAGAAAACGGGAACCGAGTCAGTTTGTTCCTAGTCCCGCCCCAAATCTAGCCGGTCGGATTCGTGCTTCCGATATATTGGTTGAGGCGGTTGCAGCGGCTCAGCAGTTAGGACGGTGACTTCAGTCTCCCACACTCCCTTACACTCATTAGACTTCATTATGTCTATTCGTTCTCTCTCGAAAGAAGTGATGCAGTTGGGATTACTTAATTTGAAGTTCACATTCCCATAAACAACAAAACTTGATATCGCCTCGTTATTCGATCCGAAAAGAAAGGTGAGAAAGTTTATTGGGTTTGTGCTATCTTTGTTTTCCAGGTCAATTTTACGATGGATAAGTCTAAGAAAACTTCTAggttttataatatattttttccttactCCTTATGTTATTTGACAATTACTAGGTAGTTAACTAGGAGTAGCTAAGTTCGTATTATAAGATACTAGTTTCTTTATATGCGCTCCACACGTGATTGATTCAAGATGGATTTGGATGATTTTTAGCAAATATCATAGATATAAGTTTCAAAGGTAAGAATATGTGCTCCATAAAATTAGAAGATTTGTAGAGAATTCgcttaaaatttcaaattttcataattatatctaatgctcattttacttttctttctattgGGATCAAATAATATTCAAATTCGAGTGATGCTCAAGCTTGTTTGCTAGGGCTTTCTATTGAAAATTTattgggaaaattctaaataaaagtctaaaatactctcattttctcaaataagagtatAAAGTGGATGCCGTTTCAAATGAATGCCTAAAATAGCTATTGGTTTCAAAGAAGGGCCTGATTTTCTAATTGGTCAAtggcattttcatctttaacattgtcgcgaccaaatttttgggtgtgaaccatctagggtttggctaatggattgttaagtctagacttaacttgggctctcccaagctcataccaattcgcgacttaaattcaatttcttaacatgcaaatggattttatgtAGAAatcgccactaatttattttttg
This Eucalyptus grandis isolate ANBG69807.140 chromosome 7, ASM1654582v1, whole genome shotgun sequence DNA region includes the following protein-coding sequences:
- the LOC120296088 gene encoding LOW QUALITY PROTEIN: proline-rich receptor-like protein kinase PERK5 (The sequence of the model RefSeq protein was modified relative to this genomic sequence to represent the inferred CDS: inserted 1 base in 1 codon); amino-acid sequence: MAQSWQKLLQDLLESAQHSATWNRSRRSNPSPLGAVAGALPSGWPTPPPPLSSSTEGNSRSSHGLDSSITLGFNKSTFTYNELAMATNGFAFDTIIGQGGFGYVHKGXLPSGQEVAVKCLKAGSGQGDREFQAEVEIISRVHHRHLVSLIGYCIAGSQRMMVYEFMPNKTLEYHLHAKDRPPMGWSTRLRIALGSAKGLAYLHEDCHPRIIHRDIKGANILLDFNFEAKVADFGLAKLTSDNFTHVSTRIMGTFGYLAPEYAASGKLTDKSDIFSFGVMLLELITGRRPADPTSELMEDSLVDWARPRIGRALEESKFNELADPRLEARYDHQEMARMAACAGACIRHSARRRPKMSQIVRALEGDGSFDDLNFWPKSNGQSSTGQNWAAGGSSSTDYESVSYSENMRQFKKVAFNNHEYVSSEYGGTSEYGLNPSSSSSDTEETSKVGSRRHSP